In one window of Syngnathus typhle isolate RoL2023-S1 ecotype Sweden linkage group LG7, RoL_Styp_1.0, whole genome shotgun sequence DNA:
- the slc10a3 gene encoding P3 protein isoform X3 yields MFSEADGAWATASHINRSNLSDLTADSSRYLTIGDGSSQEFEFPENTKGVIVISTQFQSQAAGRKGRQSWKQTVTVRSFDPEVLSILNVTDSGHAGPGRSYIISILSGFPGRAQLEIQLLGLDQNSVPILIEERTDYCIVVAPGNDDPATQLIQSGGLSHFSENPVLFALLPLIVINKCAFGCKVEVEVLKALVKSPVPLVLGVLGQFLVMPLYAYSVSRLALLPKALSLGLVITCSTPGGGGGYLYSLLLGGDVTLAISMTLVSTVVAMAAMPLSSTLYGRLLGVHAALHVPFIKILGTLLFIAIPISLGMLVKLRLPALTRVLLGLIRPFSFVLIVGGIFMAYQMGASILANVSPSIVAVGVTVPLLGLLVGSVLAKLVGLAPSERKTVSIEVGVQNSLLALAVMQLSFRRMEADFASQAPFIVALTSTSEMLLAVLAYYTQHWLCGPTVPRSDT; encoded by the exons ATGTTTAG CGAAGCGGACGGTGCGTGGGCCACTGCAAGTCACATCAACCGCAGCAACCTCTCCGATTTGACGGCAGATAGCAGCAGGTATCTCACCATTGGGGATGGTTCGTCACAGGAATTTGAGTTCCCTGAAAACACTAAGGGTGTGATTGTAATATCCACCCAATTTCAAAGCCAAGCAGCCGGCAGGAAAGGCCGCCAGAGCTGGAAACAGACTGTGACGGTGCGCTCCTTCGATCCAGAGGTCCTCTCCATCTTGAATGTGACAGATAGTGGCCATGCAGGACCTGGAAGGAGCTACATTATCAGTATCCTCTCCGGTTTTCCAGGAAGAGCCCAGCTTGAGATCCAGCTGCTGGGACTAGACCAGAATTCTGTGCCCATTTTGATCGAGGAGAGGACGGATTACTGCATTGTGGTGGCCCCTGGGAATGATGACCCAGCCACACAACTCATCCAGTCAGGAGGACTATCCCATTTTTCAGAGAACCCTGTGCTATTTGCTTTGCTTCCCCTCATTGTTATCAACAAGTGTGCCTTTGGGTGCAAGGTGGAGGTGGAGGTACTGAAGGCTCTAGTGAAGAGCCCCGTGCCACTGGTACTCGGGGTGCTTGGTCAGTTCCTGGTGATGCCGTTGTATGCTTACAGCGTGTCTCGACTGGCCTTGCTGCCCAAAGCGCTCTCACTGGGCCTAGTGATCACATGCTCCACCCCAGGTGGCGGAGGCGGATACCTTTACAGTCTGCTGCTCGGAGGAGACGTCACCCTTGCTATCTCCATGACCCTGGTGTCAACAGTGGTGGCGATGGCAGCCATGCCCCTGTCATCAACTCTGTATGGACGTCTGCTGGGGGTGCATGCGGCACTGCATGTGCCGTTCATAAAGATTCTTGGCACCCTCCTCTTCATTGCCATCCCCATTTCGCTTGGAATGCTGGTCAAGCTACGCCtgcctgccctcactcgtgtcTTGCTAGGACTCATACGGCCCTTTAGCTTTGTGCTTATTGTTGGTGGCATCTTCATGGCCTACCAAATGGGCGCATCTATACTGGCCAATGTCAGCCCTTCGATTGTGGCTGTTGGCGTGACTGTGCCTTTGCTCGGGTTGTTAGTTGGGTCAGTTCTGGCTAAATTAGTGGGACTGGCACCTTCGGAGAGAAAGACAGTGAGCATTGAAGTGGGTGTCCAGAACAGCTTGCTAGCCCTTGCTGTCATGCAGCTGTCCTTCCGCCGGATGGAGGCCGACTTTGCGTCACAAGCTCCGTTCATTGTGGCCCTGACGAGCACCTCTGAGATGCTTCTTGCAGTTCTGGCCTATTACACCCAGCACTGGTTGTGTGGGCCCACTGTCCCTAGAAGTGACACCTGA
- the slc10a3 gene encoding P3 protein isoform X5: MAAMKQEIEADGAWATASHINRSNLSDLTADSSSQAAGRKGRQSWKQTVTVRSFDPEVLSILNVTDSGHAGPGRSYIISILSGFPGRAQLEIQLLGLDQNSVPILIEERTDYCIVVAPGNDDPATQLIQSGGLSHFSENPVLFALLPLIVINKCAFGCKVEVEVLKALVKSPVPLVLGVLGQFLVMPLYAYSVSRLALLPKALSLGLVITCSTPGGGGGYLYSLLLGGDVTLAISMTLVSTVVAMAAMPLSSTLYGRLLGVHAALHVPFIKILGTLLFIAIPISLGMLVKLRLPALTRVLLGLIRPFSFVLIVGGIFMAYQMGASILANVSPSIVAVGVTVPLLGLLVGSVLAKLVGLAPSERKTVSIEVGVQNSLLALAVMQLSFRRMEADFASQAPFIVALTSTSEMLLAVLAYYTQHWLCGPTVPRSDT; encoded by the exons ATGGCTGCAATGAAACAAGAAAT CGAAGCGGACGGTGCGTGGGCCACTGCAAGTCACATCAACCGCAGCAACCTCTCCGATTTGACGGCAGATAGCAGCAG CCAAGCAGCCGGCAGGAAAGGCCGCCAGAGCTGGAAACAGACTGTGACGGTGCGCTCCTTCGATCCAGAGGTCCTCTCCATCTTGAATGTGACAGATAGTGGCCATGCAGGACCTGGAAGGAGCTACATTATCAGTATCCTCTCCGGTTTTCCAGGAAGAGCCCAGCTTGAGATCCAGCTGCTGGGACTAGACCAGAATTCTGTGCCCATTTTGATCGAGGAGAGGACGGATTACTGCATTGTGGTGGCCCCTGGGAATGATGACCCAGCCACACAACTCATCCAGTCAGGAGGACTATCCCATTTTTCAGAGAACCCTGTGCTATTTGCTTTGCTTCCCCTCATTGTTATCAACAAGTGTGCCTTTGGGTGCAAGGTGGAGGTGGAGGTACTGAAGGCTCTAGTGAAGAGCCCCGTGCCACTGGTACTCGGGGTGCTTGGTCAGTTCCTGGTGATGCCGTTGTATGCTTACAGCGTGTCTCGACTGGCCTTGCTGCCCAAAGCGCTCTCACTGGGCCTAGTGATCACATGCTCCACCCCAGGTGGCGGAGGCGGATACCTTTACAGTCTGCTGCTCGGAGGAGACGTCACCCTTGCTATCTCCATGACCCTGGTGTCAACAGTGGTGGCGATGGCAGCCATGCCCCTGTCATCAACTCTGTATGGACGTCTGCTGGGGGTGCATGCGGCACTGCATGTGCCGTTCATAAAGATTCTTGGCACCCTCCTCTTCATTGCCATCCCCATTTCGCTTGGAATGCTGGTCAAGCTACGCCtgcctgccctcactcgtgtcTTGCTAGGACTCATACGGCCCTTTAGCTTTGTGCTTATTGTTGGTGGCATCTTCATGGCCTACCAAATGGGCGCATCTATACTGGCCAATGTCAGCCCTTCGATTGTGGCTGTTGGCGTGACTGTGCCTTTGCTCGGGTTGTTAGTTGGGTCAGTTCTGGCTAAATTAGTGGGACTGGCACCTTCGGAGAGAAAGACAGTGAGCATTGAAGTGGGTGTCCAGAACAGCTTGCTAGCCCTTGCTGTCATGCAGCTGTCCTTCCGCCGGATGGAGGCCGACTTTGCGTCACAAGCTCCGTTCATTGTGGCCCTGACGAGCACCTCTGAGATGCTTCTTGCAGTTCTGGCCTATTACACCCAGCACTGGTTGTGTGGGCCCACTGTCCCTAGAAGTGACACCTGA
- the slc10a3 gene encoding P3 protein isoform X2: MAAMKQEIEADGAWATASHINRSNLSDLTADSSRYLTIGDGSSQEFEFPENTKGVIVISTQFQSQAAGRKGRQSWKQTVTVRSFDPEVLSILNVTDSGHAGPGRSYIISILSGFPGRAQLEIQLLGLDQNSVPILIEERTDYCIVVAPGNDDPATQLIQSGGLSHFSENPVLFALLPLIVINKCAFGCKVEVEVLKALVKSPVPLVLGVLGQFLVMPLYAYSVSRLALLPKALSLGLVITCSTPGGGGGYLYSLLLGGDVTLAISMTLVSTVVAMAAMPLSSTLYGRLLGVHAALHVPFIKILGTLLFIAIPISLGMLVKLRLPALTRVLLGLIRPFSFVLIVGGIFMAYQMGASILANVSPSIVAVGVTVPLLGLLVGSVLAKLVGLAPSERKTVSIEVGVQNSLLALAVMQLSFRRMEADFASQAPFIVALTSTSEMLLAVLAYYTQHWLCGPTVPRSDT; the protein is encoded by the exons ATGGCTGCAATGAAACAAGAAAT CGAAGCGGACGGTGCGTGGGCCACTGCAAGTCACATCAACCGCAGCAACCTCTCCGATTTGACGGCAGATAGCAGCAGGTATCTCACCATTGGGGATGGTTCGTCACAGGAATTTGAGTTCCCTGAAAACACTAAGGGTGTGATTGTAATATCCACCCAATTTCAAAGCCAAGCAGCCGGCAGGAAAGGCCGCCAGAGCTGGAAACAGACTGTGACGGTGCGCTCCTTCGATCCAGAGGTCCTCTCCATCTTGAATGTGACAGATAGTGGCCATGCAGGACCTGGAAGGAGCTACATTATCAGTATCCTCTCCGGTTTTCCAGGAAGAGCCCAGCTTGAGATCCAGCTGCTGGGACTAGACCAGAATTCTGTGCCCATTTTGATCGAGGAGAGGACGGATTACTGCATTGTGGTGGCCCCTGGGAATGATGACCCAGCCACACAACTCATCCAGTCAGGAGGACTATCCCATTTTTCAGAGAACCCTGTGCTATTTGCTTTGCTTCCCCTCATTGTTATCAACAAGTGTGCCTTTGGGTGCAAGGTGGAGGTGGAGGTACTGAAGGCTCTAGTGAAGAGCCCCGTGCCACTGGTACTCGGGGTGCTTGGTCAGTTCCTGGTGATGCCGTTGTATGCTTACAGCGTGTCTCGACTGGCCTTGCTGCCCAAAGCGCTCTCACTGGGCCTAGTGATCACATGCTCCACCCCAGGTGGCGGAGGCGGATACCTTTACAGTCTGCTGCTCGGAGGAGACGTCACCCTTGCTATCTCCATGACCCTGGTGTCAACAGTGGTGGCGATGGCAGCCATGCCCCTGTCATCAACTCTGTATGGACGTCTGCTGGGGGTGCATGCGGCACTGCATGTGCCGTTCATAAAGATTCTTGGCACCCTCCTCTTCATTGCCATCCCCATTTCGCTTGGAATGCTGGTCAAGCTACGCCtgcctgccctcactcgtgtcTTGCTAGGACTCATACGGCCCTTTAGCTTTGTGCTTATTGTTGGTGGCATCTTCATGGCCTACCAAATGGGCGCATCTATACTGGCCAATGTCAGCCCTTCGATTGTGGCTGTTGGCGTGACTGTGCCTTTGCTCGGGTTGTTAGTTGGGTCAGTTCTGGCTAAATTAGTGGGACTGGCACCTTCGGAGAGAAAGACAGTGAGCATTGAAGTGGGTGTCCAGAACAGCTTGCTAGCCCTTGCTGTCATGCAGCTGTCCTTCCGCCGGATGGAGGCCGACTTTGCGTCACAAGCTCCGTTCATTGTGGCCCTGACGAGCACCTCTGAGATGCTTCTTGCAGTTCTGGCCTATTACACCCAGCACTGGTTGTGTGGGCCCACTGTCCCTAGAAGTGACACCTGA
- the slc10a3 gene encoding P3 protein isoform X4, which translates to MRTLFTLCCLFLFISEADGAWATASHINRSNLSDLTADSSSQAAGRKGRQSWKQTVTVRSFDPEVLSILNVTDSGHAGPGRSYIISILSGFPGRAQLEIQLLGLDQNSVPILIEERTDYCIVVAPGNDDPATQLIQSGGLSHFSENPVLFALLPLIVINKCAFGCKVEVEVLKALVKSPVPLVLGVLGQFLVMPLYAYSVSRLALLPKALSLGLVITCSTPGGGGGYLYSLLLGGDVTLAISMTLVSTVVAMAAMPLSSTLYGRLLGVHAALHVPFIKILGTLLFIAIPISLGMLVKLRLPALTRVLLGLIRPFSFVLIVGGIFMAYQMGASILANVSPSIVAVGVTVPLLGLLVGSVLAKLVGLAPSERKTVSIEVGVQNSLLALAVMQLSFRRMEADFASQAPFIVALTSTSEMLLAVLAYYTQHWLCGPTVPRSDT; encoded by the exons ATGAGGACGCTATTTACATTGTGTTGTTTGTTCCTTTTTATCAGCGAAGCGGACGGTGCGTGGGCCACTGCAAGTCACATCAACCGCAGCAACCTCTCCGATTTGACGGCAGATAGCAGCAG CCAAGCAGCCGGCAGGAAAGGCCGCCAGAGCTGGAAACAGACTGTGACGGTGCGCTCCTTCGATCCAGAGGTCCTCTCCATCTTGAATGTGACAGATAGTGGCCATGCAGGACCTGGAAGGAGCTACATTATCAGTATCCTCTCCGGTTTTCCAGGAAGAGCCCAGCTTGAGATCCAGCTGCTGGGACTAGACCAGAATTCTGTGCCCATTTTGATCGAGGAGAGGACGGATTACTGCATTGTGGTGGCCCCTGGGAATGATGACCCAGCCACACAACTCATCCAGTCAGGAGGACTATCCCATTTTTCAGAGAACCCTGTGCTATTTGCTTTGCTTCCCCTCATTGTTATCAACAAGTGTGCCTTTGGGTGCAAGGTGGAGGTGGAGGTACTGAAGGCTCTAGTGAAGAGCCCCGTGCCACTGGTACTCGGGGTGCTTGGTCAGTTCCTGGTGATGCCGTTGTATGCTTACAGCGTGTCTCGACTGGCCTTGCTGCCCAAAGCGCTCTCACTGGGCCTAGTGATCACATGCTCCACCCCAGGTGGCGGAGGCGGATACCTTTACAGTCTGCTGCTCGGAGGAGACGTCACCCTTGCTATCTCCATGACCCTGGTGTCAACAGTGGTGGCGATGGCAGCCATGCCCCTGTCATCAACTCTGTATGGACGTCTGCTGGGGGTGCATGCGGCACTGCATGTGCCGTTCATAAAGATTCTTGGCACCCTCCTCTTCATTGCCATCCCCATTTCGCTTGGAATGCTGGTCAAGCTACGCCtgcctgccctcactcgtgtcTTGCTAGGACTCATACGGCCCTTTAGCTTTGTGCTTATTGTTGGTGGCATCTTCATGGCCTACCAAATGGGCGCATCTATACTGGCCAATGTCAGCCCTTCGATTGTGGCTGTTGGCGTGACTGTGCCTTTGCTCGGGTTGTTAGTTGGGTCAGTTCTGGCTAAATTAGTGGGACTGGCACCTTCGGAGAGAAAGACAGTGAGCATTGAAGTGGGTGTCCAGAACAGCTTGCTAGCCCTTGCTGTCATGCAGCTGTCCTTCCGCCGGATGGAGGCCGACTTTGCGTCACAAGCTCCGTTCATTGTGGCCCTGACGAGCACCTCTGAGATGCTTCTTGCAGTTCTGGCCTATTACACCCAGCACTGGTTGTGTGGGCCCACTGTCCCTAGAAGTGACACCTGA